The following DNA comes from Ricinus communis isolate WT05 ecotype wild-type chromosome 10, ASM1957865v1, whole genome shotgun sequence.
AAAAATATTGTCAGTTCAATCATATTCAAAGATCTCTAACTTCACAGCAGTTGCAGGTATTTTTCTCTGTTTCTGTTTCTCTTGTTTGGTTGCTGAGAAAAAGCTGCtatttttaaccttttttttcCCTTGCGCATTGGGCAGTTGATTCTTTCATTACTTCCATTTATGCGTTTTCatgtttgtttttgttttatttatatgggtttattttgttttgatgattgGACTCCAAATCATTTCATGTATACTTTGTTATGGGTATCATTTCAGATGGTTCAAGATCATTgctttattgtttttatgaCAATCTCGggcttaaataataaaacgaAGAAAATGAGTTTACTCCAAGTAGTTCGTTGTTAAGGTTTTGTTGGGTCGAGAGCATTGACTATTTCATCCAACTGGGTATTTAGACTTGATTGCAGACAAGtgagattttcttttcaattattgTACTAGTCTTGTTTGTTGGTGGTTGGTGCATTATTCGAATAGTTGTCATGAACCCAATTTACTAGTTAATCGTTACTtcttgaatcaaattttaaatttattacattGGTATTCTGTGTttcattaaatgaattaaCCTTCGTTCCAACTCCAACCTACTGGAATTCGAACTCGAGACTTCCTATTTTCTTCACAAGCCTTCATGACTGGGTTGCCCTGTTCACGATGAATTTTGGCATTCTGTGTCCTTCTAAACCAACCTCattctcccttttcttttctttttttccttttttcttgatGCACTTATACATGGTATTTTGTATATTGCATTGCAGAGTAAATATATATGGACTTCATGGATTGGGATCTCTGGAGTTCGCCTTATGATCCAGGTCTGAAACAATCTCGACATGTACACGCTACAGTTCCACCTTGCTTTCTAAtgttaatttgtttaatttgcttTCAGTTGCAGAAGAAAGTAGATTTTTTTCCCAACCTGAAAGGATGCGTGACTTTTATTTTGGTTATGGATTTGGTATATATATGCTTCTTACTAACATGTTCATATCACTTCACTTGTGTGTGATGTTTATGCTGCTTACATGTTTCTTCATAACACTTGTAGATGCAATTGAAGAAGATGCTTTGAATGAAAAATACTGCATACAAGCGTTGAGGATTTTGATAACAGAAGCAGATACTGAGATTGACAAACTTGAGCAAGACTTGATATCCTTGCAAAGTGAACTGGCTTGGATAGAAGATGAGGAATGGTCTCAAATTTGCTCTAATGCTTTAAGAGAGAAGATAAATTGCCTTGACATTTCAATAAAGCATTTGATGAATAAGGACAAGAATGATGTTGAGGTTCATTTATTGATGCATACACAACCAATTGAAACACTGAATGAAATATTGAAGGATCTCCTTAGCAATAACTTGTGCAAGAAACGTGAACAGGTCTGACTCTTGAAGACCTCTTACGATTTTGTTCTTAATTCCCTAAATTTGATTCAGACTTGAAGTAAAATTGGTAGGAGATACTGATCCTTAGCAACTTTTTGTTAGGTTATGCACGTCATTTGTGTCAAATATGTGCATGAACATGCGTATGCTTTGTACAGATGCCTGTTATGTTATGAGCAGTAATACATGATGACCAACTATACTTGTTCTTCTTGCACCTGACAATTTAACTTTGAAGTCCTTTATTGAAGTTCTGTATCGGCTTCATCAATTGATTACGGGTCAATGCAAAAGCAGGCTTTTGGTTAGTAGGTTCATAAGTATGATGTTCTCCTACATAATTGGATGtgtcctttttcttctttttctaaaaaaaaaaacaatttttttattctcttttaatGTTTGTCTCTTGTAGAGGAACCTGCTCTTAGTGTTCCTCTTATGTGAACTGATATTTGGACTGTTTTTCCTTCTGCAATGAACAGCCTAAGGAAATTAATGATGCTATTATCTTAATCTCCTCTGATGTTCCAAGAGAAGCTCTCAACGTTATGCGTGAGAACAAAAAAGGGGGCAGTTCTTATTCCATACAAACTGTGAGGGAGGGAATGAAGGAATCAAGTTCGATGACAGAAGATGCTGCTGTACATCCATCTTTGAAGCTTCAAGAGAGGAAAACTAACAATCCAGAAAATGTTAAGGTCCTGAAGCTCTAATCCTGCATGCTTTATCTTATAATATTGCATCTTATGTGCAAAAGCagatggaaaaaagaaaaagaaaaagaaagaaagggaatTGGAAGATTTAAATTTCCATGTTTGACAAGTTGAGCTGAAATGTTTGTCATACTGCCCCgcaatttttgatttttttaattgtatttttaagtTCCATAACTTATCCTTGCATGTAGGTCTTTTGCTATGATCATTGTTGTCACGTAGCACATCTCTTCCTTGTGCAGTTATGCTTCTGATGTTTTAAATCTGTCAATACTTTGAAAATCTCTCTTCTTTGCCACACACATGTATGTTCCCTTTTCCCTTTTGATAAACTCTTTGCTTTTGAAAAGAAGTCTTGTTTTCTGAAACAAATACAGATTTATAAATGTTACTGGAAGTTTCTGGTAACCTGACACTGTTCTGTAACAGTTGAACATGCACTAGGCATGTAAGTCATGATATTCACTTAGCTTCATTGTAGGTCAAATGATTGATGAGTAATTCTCTctattatttcatatttatccATTCATGAAATAATTAGCATGAAATGGAAAAGTTAAAAGTGAAACATGAATTCTTCCTTATTTTTGTCTGAGCAGTGCATTCAAGTTTGACTTATGATTAAAAAGTTTACTTTTGTTGCCTCTTCCTGATATTTTATTCTGCAATAAGCAGCCTGCAAATGCTAGTACCAAAGATTCCAATCCTTCTCTGAAAGTGGCAGCTGGTCACTCCGGTGAGGAGATATTATCAAGCAACTATGGTTTGAAAAATGCAGGGAAGGGGGAAAGTAGAAAACATGGCTTCAGTCCAAAGGACAAAAAAACAATCCAAAATTTAGGCTCAAAGTCTGCAGATAAGGGGAGACGTAGCGCTGAGAAGATTATTGAAGTTCCGGTAGTTTCTCTAATtccatttaattatattgaagGAAAAATCTGTCAGGAAAAGTTTTTATGTTCTACCTCCCAACATAAAGAAGCAGACAACAAATGTTTACTTGCAGAAAGGCTATTATTACAATATGCAGATAGTAATTCCAACAGGATTTAGCTCCTTGTTGAACACTCTTAACTTTTGGAGATGCAACTGGGAAATCAGAGGCAAGAACCTGCTTCTGAATAGGTTTCTCAATAAATGTCAATATGTGGCAgttaaaggaaataaaatataatgaggACAACTTAACTTTTATCTAACTGGTTTATTTTTCCGAGCACAGCGAGTGATCAATGACTGCAAGGATAACAAATAAGGAATTGCAATTGGACTGTTGCTCCAGCTTGACCACTGTAGCTTTGAGTAAATAATACACAAATTTGAGTGGTGGGGGATTGATATAAAACAGATTTTGCATCATAGGTTAATCCAAAAGGACAGTTTTTTACCATTATAAAGATATGTATCAGGTTTTTCGAATTAAAAGAAGTCTTATGTCTATATAGCTAATGGGATCCGACATTTGGATGTTCAGAGATGTCCAATAATCTGCATTGGGTTCCTAGTTTCTTAAAGTGTGGAAAGTTTTTAGCAGTATCCTAATCATGGACCTAGCAATTGCCAtgtgaaaggaaaaaaatgtaCTTGGATAAATAACAGCTGAGATTCAATTAGACATCTATTGTAATTTCTACTCATGGCATATGGTTTGCATTCTAGTTTCTTTATTAGCTCTCACAATCATTATAAGATAGTCACAGGCAGCTTCTATTTCTCATGATCTTACTCTCATCATTTTGCTTAATTTTCTGGCATATACCTACTGACATACTGCGAATATCTGTACTTCACTGCAAAAGTACAATTACTCAGTGCAACCCATTCAGACACGGATTTCCTGGTAGCTTATGATATGAATTCCTGTTAGTGGTTAAACAAATACTAATCTGCAGTCTCTGTGACATTTAACAGCCTACAAAAGTTGGTGTTATAAATGCCATTTCAGATGCTTCAAAACATGCTGATAGAAATTTCAGTAAGAAAAATTTGAGCAATTCGGATTCGAGCATCGAAAATGAGATGGAAGAACAAAGTTCTATATCTTCAGCAGATGTAAGCTTAGGTTCGTCAATGAAGCTTGAGGTGAAGCAAGCAGATCCTGGTAAAAAGGTCAAGGTACCAGTAGCTTTCAAATCTGCTTTAAATTAACCCAGTATTTAATGTGGATCAGTACATAGTACATATGTTCATGTGTTGAAGGGCCCAAAACTCTAGGAAGGAAACATGGTTAAACCTGTAGGTCAAGTATTTGCATACTGCATGCAACTGGATCAGGTGGTCCTAGACCAACTTATCTTCACCAAGAGTACTTGCAGCTGATCCTAACTTTTTGTCTTTGGTTCTTTCCTCCGATAATGAACAGCTTGCAAATGCCATCGTGAAAGGTTTAGGCCTAAGTGCTAGTAGGCATGCAACTGGGGAATTCAATGAGATGAAAAACTTGTGCCGTTCTTCTTTAGAAGTATCTGGAAACAGGGAACACTATTATAGGGCTCCAGGCAAAAGCAAAACTTTGACTGCATCTTTGAATTGTGGAGGAAAAGGAAATTATGTAGCAAAACATGAGGTTTGAAGCctttctcctttgaatatTGCCTACTAATATGTTTATATGCAGTCAATCTATGGTTCAACATTAATGAAAGTGCTGAATAGTAAAATTAACTCGGTCAAATTTCATTTGCTCCTGCCTCTGAATTGCTCGTAACATGTTTCTCTTTAAGCAGCATGcagattttgataaaaatgttAGTACAGAAGAATTAAGATGTACAAATGATGTTAATGGGAGGAAAGGGttttctgattcaggatttggtACCTCTTGTAACCCTGacattaaacaaaaaatgtCAGACTTTTCTCAGAAAGCTGCACGCAAGTGGACCATCAAAGAATCAAAGGTTTCTGCAACTGAGAAGGCAATTCCATTAAATTCATCTCTGAAGGCAGAGGGAAAACCGAGAAGTCCTCGGAGAATTGTGAAGGTTGTTGAAGCTGCTCTGACGGAGACAGAAAATTGTGCCTTGACTTCTCTTTTAGAGCAACCagataaaaaaggaaataatgcAATCAAGGTACAATctaaagaagaaggaaaaactATGCGTGAAGTCCACACAAGTAAAATAGCTACTGAAGACAAAAAATCAAGATTGAATTTGTCCCTGgatttggaaaaagaaaagacaaatagGAGTACTAAGTCAAATCCTCTAATTCTCCAGGAAATTGGCATCTCTACCATGGTAGTTGATTCCAGCTCAACTTTTATTTCCAAAGGCAAGAAACGTCAAAAATCTTTGGTCAGCCCAGTAACTCCCAGATTATATCAGGATTGTAAAGCTGCAAGGAAAGCAGTTCAGCCTAGTGAATTTGAGTCTAAAAAGAATGTTGATTCTTTTGATAACAGTGCAAACTCAGTTTCATCGccacaaaataaaaggaagaagagtACGATATTTCCTATCATTGCAAAGGGTAGAGATTTCTCTCTTCAAATGGACTTCTCTAGTTCACACAGGAGCACGGCTGACAGTTCAACTAAAGATGATCTGCCAGTCATTGAGTCCTCAAGTTGTGATTTTGGCTCTGAAGCTGCAGCATCACTGCCTTCTGCTTCCGTCTTGGAGAAAATGAAATTAGCTGATCTGCGGAAGGTGGCAAAGCAGCAAAAACTAACCAAGTGTTCTAAGCTCTCAAAGAAAGCTATCCTTCAACAGTTAGCTGATAGAACTGGCGATCGCTAAACCTCTAAATGGATATACAGACTGCTACCATTTTCTCTTGCACTGCGCCCTTTTTATGGCATGATTTTGTTGGTGTCATGTTTTAGTATGCTTGGGTGTCCTATGAAACTGAGTGTCCCTAGTGGTCTACTCATCTAATACTCCAAGGTATACTCCAAATCCCCCGTGTTTAATCAAGCGGCAGCTTGCAAATTGTTATAGGGATGCATAAGCACGAGTATATAGAGATGCATATGCACATGACAGGCGGCTGAAAGAGAGAGATATCAGTAGCAGGACAAAGAGGTGAAATCTATTTCATGGCttgcaaaagaaatatatgttACTTATAGGATGTTAAATGTGGAGGAAGTTCCTCTAAACGGTCTTATAGATCTTGAATACAAGTATATGAACTAATCAGAAGAGGTAGTAATACTGTACATGTCTTTAGTTGGAGAATCCCAAATGTTGGCTGGTAAAGAAATGCTTTTTGTGTAaatgtatttttcttatatgaaaatatgatGAGGTATAGCATGCAGATTTTGCAAATGTTAGGAGCTACGAGTTGTAGATGTATACTAATTACAATGACATTCATATGATCCTGTCATGTATTATACAGTGCATtcgttttattttttattgtttataaatGATGTTAAAACCCCTAATCCTTTAATTTGCTAATAAATGGaaattttatagtttgaaCCCTTTCCTAAAAGAATACATATCTTCTAGAGACATTCTAGAAAACCAATTAGAAAGTTTAGTTAAACTGATCTAAGGGGCAATTACTATATActttttttgtattcttttcatattatattacttatcttttaatatttttttttcttctattttgtaattttatattaatttttttttttgttaaataaatgTTAACTATGTTACTTCTTGATTTTTGATTTACGATATAAGTTGTGCCCtacattttcatttattatttattaaaccgaaatctctttatattttaaaagttaatataattaaaggactgaattaattaaaaatataatttaatctctaaattttttatcaaaattataattatgatacttaataaaattaataataatgacaagTCAAAATTAagttctataaatttttaatattactaattataAGTCCTTTTAGATGAATCtgatacttaaaaatattcattaatttaatcttCTAATTAGTTTAACTTTAGatgaaaaaagtaataattaattttattaaaaaataaaaaaaatttagtttaataaataaaatataagacaCAGTTTAtgtattaaagaaaaaaaagaaagataaatagtatttaagctgatctattgaaattttttattataaatttataaaataaaaaatgaaaaaaaaaaaagatttattattgttattaagaGATAACTAGTATAATctgaaaatatagaaaaagtaaataataaatactcCTATTCATAAAATAGTGAAAGAATTGATTAAACTAAACTCTTAAACATTCATTTACATTGTTatgacaaagaaaagaaaaaagaaaggcatAGTAAGACCTTCATAGATTTAAGCTTCATTTCCCTTTATAGTTAaagttgataaaaaaatcaactGAACTATTCCTTTGAACTGGAAAATCAGAAACTCCATACATATATACTTGATCCCAGAATAAAAACTTCtgatcttttattttgaatcaACAAACCAAAATTATCTTAGATCACAAGCATAGCTCCTCtcatatgttaaaaaaaaaaagagtacttccccaacaaattaaaatctatcGATGCCACAAGTGGTAATTGCATCTTGGCATCCGATACCATTGCTGCTTCACAACCGTAGATCCTCCAGCTTCTTGATGGTTTGTGCTTTTGCTTCTGAACCACCTGTGGAAGCCAAGAGAAACATATCATATTGTggtttaattaagttaatcgAAAAGTACAAGGATGTAATTTAAACTGTTGTCCGAGTCTGAGACACAGAGAAATTTTACTTGTCATGTTCTCCAATTTGCTGTCACTGTGACGAACGGCCTGGACTAGATGTAAAATACGATACTGGAGCTTTGCATTTTCCACAGCAAGCTTCCTAGCCTGAAATTACAAAGTTAATGTAGCTCCATCCAAATGACCAAAGAAATATTAGCATGCATACCTTCTCTTGCTCCGAAGCTAGCTCCGCATGTACACATTCTAGCTTTGTCTGAAGTTCACCGATAGTTTTTAGAAGTCCCTCATTTTGAGCATCTGAGAGAGTTTCCAAATTCTGTTAGCAAGCAGTATAAATACAATTTGGGTTAAATAGTGAGCCTATAGACCCACCTTTCTTACTTGCAAGGGCAACTTCAAGTCTTGACAATCGATCCTTCAATGTAAACTAATGCTAATTAGAAGATCTAGAAatttgaaagagaaagaaggatGAATTTTTCCTACtgtaatcaaattattttttttccaaatgctgTTATTCACAAGAACATCCAGAAGCATTTCTATCATGAAATTGAACATGGAAAGATCACAACCAGAAAAATCACATATTTCTTTAGAACAAATAGAATTTAGCAACAAAGCATCAAGACATTTTTCATGCAGATAATCTCAAATTGAaagaagataaattaaaaagataaccCCAAACCAACATCAAAGAAAGAACCGACACTTATCCTTAGCAACCAAAAAGACAATAATGAAACTCAATTACTATCAAGACTCATGATACATCTTGATTTATGAGGAACTACATAAATTTAGGGTATAATGTGACATGTACAAAAGTCAAAACAACATGACTCGTAAAAGTGTTGGATGGGAAAGAATAAAAGGAAATTGGGAAGGGAAGGATGAACCCTGGTATataacataagaaaagaaacaaaatggCAATTATCATTGATAAGAGCCTCAAGGAAAGGTCATATGGGTTATG
Coding sequences within:
- the LOC8284760 gene encoding uncharacterized protein LOC8284760 isoform X3 — its product is MANASLNTRDILKPFFQRASEAENLETLSDAQNEGLLKTIGELQTKLECVHAELASEQEKARKLAVENAKLQYRILHLVQAVRHSDSKLENMTSGSEAKAQTIKKLEDLRL
- the LOC8284760 gene encoding uncharacterized protein LOC8284760 isoform X2 — protein: MANASLNTRDILKPFFQRASEAEDRLSRLEVALASKKDAQNEGLLKTIGELQTKLECVHAELASEQEKARKLAVENAKLQYRILHLVQAVRHSDSKLENMTSGSEAKAQTIKKLEDLRL
- the LOC8284764 gene encoding uncharacterized protein LOC8284764 isoform X2, producing MDFMDWDLWSSPYDPDAIEEDALNEKYCIQALRILITEADTEIDKLEQDLISLQSELAWIEDEEWSQICSNALREKINCLDISIKHLMNKDKNDVEVHLLMHTQPIETLNEILKDLLSNNLCKKREQPKEINDAIILISSDVPREALNVMRENKKGGSSYSIQTVREGMKESSSMTEDAAVHPSLKLQERKTNNPENVKPANASTKDSNPSLKVAAGHSGEEILSSNYGLKNAGKGESRKHGFSPKDKKTIQNLGSKSADKGRRSAEKIIEVPPTKVGVINAISDASKHADRNFSKKNLSNSDSSIENEMEEQSSISSADVSLGSSMKLEVKQADPGKKVKLANAIVKGLGLSASRHATGEFNEMKNLCRSSLEVSGNREHYYRAPGKSKTLTASLNCGGKGNYVAKHEHADFDKNVSTEELRCTNDVNGRKGFSDSGFGTSCNPDIKQKMSDFSQKAARKWTIKESKVSATEKAIPLNSSLKAEGKPRSPRRIVKVVEAALTETENCALTSLLEQPDKKGNNAIKVQSKEEGKTMREVHTSKIATEDKKSRLNLSLDLEKEKTNRSTKSNPLILQEIGISTMVVDSSSTFISKGKKRQKSLVSPVTPRLYQDCKAARKAVQPSEFESKKNVDSFDNSANSVSSPQNKRKKSTIFPIIAKGRDFSLQMDFSSSHRSTADSSTKDDLPVIESSSCDFGSEAAASLPSASVLEKMKLADLRKVAKQQKLTKCSKLSKKAILQQLADRTGDR
- the LOC8284760 gene encoding uncharacterized protein LOC8284760 isoform X1, coding for MANASLNTRDILKPFFQRASEAEFTLKDRLSRLEVALASKKDAQNEGLLKTIGELQTKLECVHAELASEQEKARKLAVENAKLQYRILHLVQAVRHSDSKLENMTSGSEAKAQTIKKLEDLRL
- the LOC8284764 gene encoding uncharacterized protein LOC8284764 isoform X3 — protein: MDFMDWDLWSSPYDPVAEESRFFSQPERMRDFYFGYGFDAIEEDALNEKYCIQALRILITEADTEIDKLEQDLISLQSELAWIEDEEWSQICSNALREKINCLDISIKHLMNKDKNDVEVHLLMHTQPIETLNEILKDLLSNNLCKKREQPKEINDAIILISSDVPREALNVMRENKKGGSSYSIQTVREGMKESSSMTEDAAVHPSLKLQERKTNNPENVKPANASTKDSNPSLKVAAGHSGEEILSSNYGLKNAGKGESRKHGFSPKDKKTIQNLGSKSADKGRRSAEKIIEVPPTKVGVINAISDASKHADRNFSKKNLSNSDSSIENEMEEQSSISSADVSLGSSMKLEVKQADPGKKVKHADFDKNVSTEELRCTNDVNGRKGFSDSGFGTSCNPDIKQKMSDFSQKAARKWTIKESKVSATEKAIPLNSSLKAEGKPRSPRRIVKVVEAALTETENCALTSLLEQPDKKGNNAIKVQSKEEGKTMREVHTSKIATEDKKSRLNLSLDLEKEKTNRSTKSNPLILQEIGISTMVVDSSSTFISKGKKRQKSLVSPVTPRLYQDCKAARKAVQPSEFESKKNVDSFDNSANSVSSPQNKRKKSTIFPIIAKGRDFSLQMDFSSSHRSTADSSTKDDLPVIESSSCDFGSEAAASLPSASVLEKMKLADLRKVAKQQKLTKCSKLSKKAILQQLADRTGDR
- the LOC8284764 gene encoding uncharacterized protein LOC8284764 isoform X1, translated to MDFMDWDLWSSPYDPVAEESRFFSQPERMRDFYFGYGFDAIEEDALNEKYCIQALRILITEADTEIDKLEQDLISLQSELAWIEDEEWSQICSNALREKINCLDISIKHLMNKDKNDVEVHLLMHTQPIETLNEILKDLLSNNLCKKREQPKEINDAIILISSDVPREALNVMRENKKGGSSYSIQTVREGMKESSSMTEDAAVHPSLKLQERKTNNPENVKPANASTKDSNPSLKVAAGHSGEEILSSNYGLKNAGKGESRKHGFSPKDKKTIQNLGSKSADKGRRSAEKIIEVPPTKVGVINAISDASKHADRNFSKKNLSNSDSSIENEMEEQSSISSADVSLGSSMKLEVKQADPGKKVKLANAIVKGLGLSASRHATGEFNEMKNLCRSSLEVSGNREHYYRAPGKSKTLTASLNCGGKGNYVAKHEHADFDKNVSTEELRCTNDVNGRKGFSDSGFGTSCNPDIKQKMSDFSQKAARKWTIKESKVSATEKAIPLNSSLKAEGKPRSPRRIVKVVEAALTETENCALTSLLEQPDKKGNNAIKVQSKEEGKTMREVHTSKIATEDKKSRLNLSLDLEKEKTNRSTKSNPLILQEIGISTMVVDSSSTFISKGKKRQKSLVSPVTPRLYQDCKAARKAVQPSEFESKKNVDSFDNSANSVSSPQNKRKKSTIFPIIAKGRDFSLQMDFSSSHRSTADSSTKDDLPVIESSSCDFGSEAAASLPSASVLEKMKLADLRKVAKQQKLTKCSKLSKKAILQQLADRTGDR